DNA sequence from the Coregonus clupeaformis isolate EN_2021a chromosome 13, ASM2061545v1, whole genome shotgun sequence genome:
CATACACCCTGGAAGTGGAaccggcacgtgaaccctgtatggtcctgattactgaatcagataacccacggcgctctagcctgtccctctcaggagcCAATCCTTCAGTGGTTGGCCAATTATGGGCAATCGCCCTATTGAGCCCTCCGCCTGAGAccacgcgtcccgtcgatgtggaattggccaaggtggcgcaatcaacatctgactcatctccgcaacccatggagcccctgggcgatcggggGCCACCAATATTATTGACATCCcgcctgatctcaccctggctaacagtgggagaatgcaggacagcggtaggaatgcatacaggagaactctcggccacggtcgGTGCGCCAAAGCTTCCCTCctcagtggcggttcgtcctgatccctcagagagaaccaaaGAAGACAATGCGCGTTCATGCGTGACACGAATAGATCCaactcggctctcccgaactgttcccaaacatgagacccaagagtgacatgactGACAGTGCCGTTACCATGTGATTCGGACGAAACcttctcagggctagcaacagggctatccttcgagggtccgaaattcgagccctcatcattacagtgtctagctgtatccccaggtagacaatctgatgactgggccagggcgcgctctttttccaattcacagcgaaccccagacgtgtgAGATGAAAAAGTTAGCCAAAAGATCCGTAATCTCTGAAACCATTGCGGCCACTTTttcgggcgttttcatcaccgtctccaccactcactgcactgactgaggcgttagcctgagacagagcgccatCCCAGAGtagcggtcgcgtcatcatgccattatctggctgagactgcatcctgctatgtgagacactcactacagcactcctaggagtctgtaaagtgaggtctttaccaggtaacacaaggcggcgccttgatacctttaTAATACCTACCTTATGTGTGCGCTCAGCAACGCACccatggtgggctgagctgcactcagagtggtgagagagagagggtgaaggaaaACAAACGCTCTTGGGTGCATTATGGAAAAAGGGCTCCTTtgtgacaaagtcaggtggagccaactctttattacatgCAACAAGAACATCCTCCTCAGCACCCTTCACAGAAGGGTGGGGGGAAATAGTGGGCACAGTCGACCTCGTCGCCGCGCCATCTCCTATTTTCTCCCCCCCGTCCCGTCATGTACGTCGTCTCTTCTGGCTACCCTTGGGTTGCCAGGTCCATGTCCTGATGACTTCCCTCACCGGCGGTATCACAGGGGGCTCAGCTGCTGCTGGGGGGGCGGGGCCCTCTCGCCTACTGCTCGAAGCCGCCGTCTGGCGCTGTGCACGCCGCATCGCAGTAGAGCCTGCTCTACTAGGGGCGGTGGGGTTCGATAGCCTCTGCGTCACGTGGCCTGCTCTCCCTGCCAATGGCAGGTGTCTGGCCAGctgtttcctctcctcatctAGCTTGGAGAAACGCTCCGTCGCTTCCTTAATGGCTACTCCGAAGAGTCCGTCGTTAGAGAAGGGGGCGTTCAAAAGCGACGCTCTATCGGCTTCCTTCATAGTCATCAATGACAACCATAGGTGTCGTTCCACagccaccgaagtggccatggacctccccgcacAGACATGGACCTCCCCGCACAGACAGCCAACGCTTGCGTCAGGTGGAGAATAGCGCCAGAAATCCTGGCCGCCTCTTCCACTTCCTCCCTGCCGAGCTCAGTCTTACCCGTCGTTagacgggacagagaggccgctAGGAGGGCAATGTTATTGGCTGCTGCTACAGCCTGGGCTCCCAACGTAAAATACTTCTCTACCAGCTGTGCTGTGAGTCGGTCCTTTTGCGTTGGCAgagtggccttcttggaagagggccagggactcgaacccggcacgaGATACGCCGCTAGGGCGCTCTCCAGCCTGGGGATTCCCTCCGTGAGGCCCTGTTGCCTTCCTTCCACTCTGGTAAATGGGAGATACGCCTTGGCCCGCGAACGCACCTCCATAGGCGCCTCCCATGAGCCCTCCGCGTATTTAGCCAATGAGGGCATGGCTGGAGCCAGAGGCTCAGCCGCCATTCTTGGTCTGGAAAAcgggccgccctccatcatatccacttccggTACAGTGCTATTTCTAGCCGTCTAGCAGCCCTCTCAATGAGCCCAGGGAAGTCTGAGCGCAGAGAGGCTGCTGCGAAAGACAGGGCTTTTGACCTCTCAGAGCCGTGTCTTCATCGCCCAGGGAAGAATAACTAGcgaccggtagacagtgtcctttccCCCGCCTGTCAGGCACGGTTTTCTCCGGTACAAAGCAGGCGGGAGGCAGTGGCGACAccggtgctagctagctaactagcaagctagcacacagtgtcgCTAACTAGCAAACGAGCAAGTTAGCACACAGTTTTGCCCCAGCCTCCCGCCTGCTGTGCTAGCCGGAGGCGGGGGCttccggtagacagtgtccttgtCCCCCGCCTGTCTGCACGGTTTTCTCGGGTACACGGGAGGTGTTACACAAGCAAGAAGATGTCGTGTTCGATGGGAGGCGTTCATGCAGTaaccaatgggatgctcgagGGAATGTTCATGAAGGAACCAATGGGATGTTCGAAGGGGGGCattcctgcagatgcaggaatgcccacatacAGGAACTCCCCGAATTACGGGCTGCCGTTGCACACTGTTGGTTTGAGTCGAACCCAGCCTTTTGTCAGGTTTATAGTTTTTATACCTGCCCTTTGTCAGGTTTATGTTTATTTTATCTATCAAGGTCTATGTCTCCCCCTAGTGCTAAAAATTGTTGATGCACATGAGTATAACTCCTGCTCTACATAATTCTTCACTTTGAAAATGACTGTGGAATCTGAAATAGTTCATGCTCCTCAATGGTCATTTGAATTATTGATTCGTATCCATTGATCATTGAAGActttaacttataaatgcctcatgaactTAGTACAACTCTTACTccatcacaataaaaaatatgatgTCAGCCTACACAACAATGTTATCATCAGAATATGTTAAAAACCATCATATTGATGTCATGGAttatcagtccttgcatccatagctccatACATTTCTAAAGCATAAGTTAGCTTTGAAGCTAAAGTTAAAGTGGTGGAGCTCCAGTTTGGCTGAAAAACGAATTACAGATTGTGGCTTTAATAAACAGTCAAACAACAGGCTAGGAAATATGTAAACAAACACAGCCAGTCAGccacatagattcaaccacaataTAGCCTCCATCATTTGCTCTCCCTCAGGTAAGAGCTCCCCTACATTATACCCTTTGtgtccacagatgacgcaatctcagtTGCACTCCATacagccctttcccacctggacaaaaggaacacctacagtgcattcggaaagtattcagacccctttactttttccacattttgttacgttacagccttattctaaaatggattaaactgtttttccccctcatcaatctacacacaatacccgaaattgacaaagcaaaaacaggtttttagaaattattgcgtggtcttggctgtgtgcttagggttgttgtcctgttggaaggagaacctttgccccagtctgaggtcctgaccattctggagcaggttttcatcaaggagctctctgtactttgctccattcatctttccctcgatgctaactagtctcccagtccctgccgctaaaaaacatcccacagcatgatgctggtgccaggtttcctccagatgtgacacttggcattcaggccaaagagttcaatcttggtttcatcagaccagagaatcttgtttctcatggtctgaaagtcctttaggtgccttttggcaaactccaagcgggctgtcatgtgccttttactgaggagtggcttccgtctggccaatctaccataaaggcctgattggtggtgtgctgcagagatggttgtccttctgggaggttcttctggccaagcacaactccaacaccatcattaagtttgctgacgacacaacggtggtaggcctgatcaccgacaacgatgagacagcctatagggaggaggtcagagacctggcagtgtggggccaggacaacaacctctccctcaacatgagcaagacaaaggagctgatcgtggactacaggaaaaggagggccgaacacccccccattcacatcgacagggctgtagtggagcgggtttgagagcttcaagttccttggtgtccacatcaccaacaaactatcatggtccaaacacaccaagacagtcgtgtagagcgcacgacaacgcctattccccctcaggagactgaaaagatttggcatgggtccccagatcctcaaaaagttatacagctgcaccatcgagagcatcctgagcggttgcatcaccgcctggtatggcaacttcttggcatctgaccgtaaggcgcaacagagggtagtgcgtacggcccagtacatcactggggtcaagcttcctgccatccaggacctctatactaggcggtgtcagaggaagacccaaaaaattgtcaaagtctccagtcacctaagtcatagactgttcgctttgctaccgcacggcaagtggtactggagcaccaagtctaggtccaaaaggcatattaacagcttctacccccaagcgataagattgctgaacaattaataaaatggccacccgggctatttgcattgaccccccctttattatctatgcatagtgactttacccatacctacatgtacaaatacctcaattacctcgactaacctttacccctacacattgactcggtaccggtaccccctgaatcgttattgttattttattgtgttacttttttttagtttagtttatttggtcaatattttcttaactctgttttcttaaaactgcattgttggttaagggcttgtaagtaagcatttcacggtaaggtctaaacctgttgtatttggcgcatgtgacaaatacaattttatttttgtCAGTGGAGCCTCCTGGTGGAAAGGTTTTCTTCTTGCTTACATTAAGAAGTAGGGTAAGtagcccctagacactgatcttgggtcagttttgtatcttccccactaatggttaaggttaggattgggggaggggaagctgatcctagatctttacctaggggaaacttcaccctggagCTTATATTACAGATCTTCATCCCACTACTACAGGGAACCATTTTATCCCAAATAACCTACATAGTTAATATGCAGCGACTACCTGGTATGACAGTACTGAGATTTAGAGACTCCTCAGACAATTGAATATTTGTTATATTTATTATACATTCTTTACACTGTCCCATATGAAATGCTGAATGCTTTGTTTTCATTGGGCAAGCTCGTTTTGCATCTCCAGGTGCCCTGGTTGGTGGAGATTTTACTTTAGGACTAATGGAAATGTCTAAAATGTGCAAACTACTCGCACCCGGGGCACCGGACGATGCAAAACAAACTCACTCGTTGAACATGCCCAAACTCATGTGCATTACATAATAAAGTCTGCAGATGTCAGTGTAGCTCTCATACATCAGCCTAATAAAACCTTTTTTACACTGCACTTAGAGTGTCACTATTGAACAAGGCAAGTGTATGCCATGAAACcacttttaaaataataataataatatgccatttagcatattGCATATTATCATGGTTATTGTACAATTATGTGCTTTTAGTTTTAAATAACACTTAAAACTCTATTTTAAAACTATTTAAAAACCCTTTCCAACCCAAACTGCATCAACTCCCTTTCCATCATCTGAAGCTGACTAGAGACATTCAATTTCCATCTAATCAATATGTATTTGTTTTTTGTATTTGTTGCTTTTTATGCAGATTTGAGATAATTTTTTTGTAATGAGAAGCGCTATACAAgctaaatacattattattattattattattattattattattattattattattattattaaaattattttgtaggcctataggggcacaggatcagaggagaGGCACACATCAATAGGCCTACCTCTGATGGCCCCTTTCAGACAAACCTGAAATCATCTGCTTTGTGTAGGCTATGAAAAGCACTGGGTCTGGTTAACATGGGGGTTGGGGAAAGGAAGTCTAATTCCACAACAGACCTACTGGCATAGCCACTAAATTATCCCCTTTGTGTTTGTTGGACATAACTGATGCTGTCTACGCTCCTGCTCCTCCCCCTTTCTTCAAATCGCTACCTCAGTGGTCGAGACAGGTAGGCTAGGCTACGGCTATTATTGCACAGGAGACCTCACGTGAACTTCCAGGTTATTGCTATTGTCTGTATTCGCACCTTTCCTGTCGGCAAGCATATAAAAAGCTTAGTGTGTAAGTTCCTTTGTGGGATACCTGAACAGTTGCTCTTGTCGGTGAATGATCGACCGTTATTGGTTTTAGGCAACATAGCCTAATTTCCCATACATGCCAGGTGAAGTCTTGAAGGTACGTTTTATAATATTTTGTGCTATTGTGCATGGCTAATCTTTCGTTTATTACTTTATTGTATTTATTAGGACTAGCCTGTTTTTTTCAGAAAATAAGTTTGCATTTGAGCGTCTAGTTTGACCAAATAAACACTGATTCGGAAAAAAGCAATATTGTaggctattgttatttttttcaATGAAAAATGTTAATTATCTGAACAACAAACCATAGTTTGTATAAAGCAGTGTATGTTTAGCCACATTTGTATTCAAATAATACGTTTGTTCCAGTTAATCAGTAAATAGCTTATTATATCATGataatacaaaataaagaaaacactcCGTTTGGATTTTTACTTTTTGTATACCACATTCAAAAAAGCCAACGACCAGGTTGTGAATGCTGTATAGCCTTTACACGTTTTTTTCTCAATAGATTGACAAAGGGTGTGGATCAGAACCATAACAGCGCATGCTGCCTGGAAGGCTGGTTGGCTGTCTCTGCCGCGATATTATCGTGCAGGGAGCAGCTGCTGTGCATGGCAATCACATTTCATGCTGTGCCGCCTGTGCATGTAGAGTGCTTATTATTGTGTTATCGGTGCGCAAATGTCTACCAACTCAAAAAGAGCAACCATAGGAAATTGCCACTGTAGCATAAATAGTTTCTTATGGGGTATCAGGTCTtattctgtatatatatatttttaaacattgCAAAGGTGCCTTTCATTTTAAAGCATATGCAATGAAAGGGATGGTTCACCAGAAAATCAAAGTCAGATCACACTTTAATTAAAATGTTAAAATCAGCTTTATTCAATGTGGAAGCGTTAACACGAAATGAAAAATGTAGAATAGACCTATTTCGAGGTAAGAACTGTACCACTTTAATTCTCggctctcctcccctgtctctctctctccctccctccagctccCTCGTCCGTTCCTTACCATGGGGTTCGGCAGCGCTGGCGAGCCTCAACCTCAGCCTCAGAGCGACCACCAGCCCCAGCGGAAAGAGATGAGCTTCTGCGAGGGGCCGTGCCATGCAGAACAGATCCTCCAGGTGCTCAACGCCTACCGCCGCAGCGGCACCTTCACCGACGTGGTCCTGCAGGTGGACAGCAGTGAGTTCCCATGCCACCGCGCCATCCTCAGCGCCGGCAGCATCTACTTCCGCACAATGTTCAACGGGCAGCTCCTCGAGAGCCGCCAGCAGCTGGTGCGCATCCAGGGCGTAGGTGCCTCCACCATGGAGACGGTGCTCAACTTCGTGTACGAGGGCAAGGCAGCGCTGGATGAGGGCAACGTGGGGAGCGTGTTCAGCGCCACCGACATGCTGGGTGTCAGCGTGCTCAGCAAGGCATGTGTGCGGTTCCTGGAGGAGCGTATGGACCACTCCAACTGCCTAGGCATCATGGACTTCGCTAGCTCGTACTTCATCACGCCTCTGGCAGACAAGTGCCAGACTATGTTGTACAGGGactttgtggaggtctacaagcaCAAAGAGTTCCTGAGCTTAGCCAAAGAGCGTGTGGTGGAGCTTCTGACCAGTGAGCAACTCCAGGTGGACAAGGAGGAGGTGTTGGTGGAGGCAGTGCTGAAGTGGGTGCACCACGTGCCCGCCGAGAGGAAAGGGGCCCTCCAGGAGCTGTTGGAGCTGGTGCGTCTGCCTCTGGTGGACCCTGTTTTCTTCGTCAACGTGATAGAGTCGGACGACCTGGTCCAGGACTGCAGGGAGTGCCGGCCACTGCTGCAGGAGGCCAGGATGTACCATGTCCTGGGGAGGGAAGTGGACTCTGTGCGGACCAGACCGAGAAAGTCAGTATTAAAACCATTGGTGTCAAAAACATCAGCCAGccttatgtatgtatgtacaataATGCTCTATAGTGGTCGCTAACACTGGTCCTGAATAGCtacagggtgtgcaggcttttttcCCAGCCCAATGCAAACACATTTAGTTCAGCTAATTCAAGTATTGATGATAAGATGTTTGGTTGAATcaagtgctgggctggaacacaACTTCTTTAAGGACCAGGATTTTGCTACCCCTTTTTCTAACctgaaaacaaaacaaagtaaaggtagagagaagagggaatTATTCAAGAGCGAAAATACAGTTCTGGTATGTCTCTCTACTGTAGACTCATATTCCTAATAATcatattaatttggaaaagtactAGTACATATTCAGGGAGTCTGTGTTGTTGTCCAGTTTGTTCTCAGTTTTTCAGTTCAAGTATATTcactctgtctgtcggtctgtctgtgctCAGGTGCATGGGGAGAGCTGAGATGATCGTGGTGATCGGAGGCTGTGACAGAAACGGCTTCTCCAGGCTGTCCTTCACTGAGAAACTCAACCCTTACACCAAAGAGTGGGTGCCCGGTGCCACCATCCCAGGATACTCCAAGTCCGAGTTTGCCAGCTGTGAGCTGCAGAATGAAGTATACGTGTCAGGTGTGCCACTGTTATAAGGAAATGTTGATCGTCACAAGATGAGACGGTGCATATTACTATAGGTTTTTATTAGTTTTTATCTTACTTGTGAACATACTATTACCATGTTATTACAACTTTATCCCATGCTGTAATGTAACGTGCTACcaaaatatttgtattatgtaatGGTAAATGTTTAGGAACAGTCCCCTAGATAATAAGCTATTCATACTGTATCAGGGCAATAACTGTGAACTAGCCATGTCAGTTCTACTGTCAACTGACAGAGCTTCTGTTTATTCAAAGGGAAATGCATGTTTTTCTTCAATGTAATTCAATGCGGTCTGTCTTTTAATTGCTTTTCATAGCATCTCTGCTCTAGATTTATTTACACAGACAGGCATGTCCAAAGCCTATAAGAAAGCCCACGGCGATATAGTGGCAAGGAAAAAGTCCCTCAGGAATACAGTGGCATTTTTCAAAGCTATTAAACATGGCCACTG
Encoded proteins:
- the klhl35 gene encoding kelch-like protein 35, whose amino-acid sequence is MPGEVLKLPRPFLTMGFGSAGEPQPQPQSDHQPQRKEMSFCEGPCHAEQILQVLNAYRRSGTFTDVVLQVDSSEFPCHRAILSAGSIYFRTMFNGQLLESRQQLVRIQGVGASTMETVLNFVYEGKAALDEGNVGSVFSATDMLGVSVLSKACVRFLEERMDHSNCLGIMDFASSYFITPLADKCQTMLYRDFVEVYKHKEFLSLAKERVVELLTSEQLQVDKEEVLVEAVLKWVHHVPAERKGALQELLELVRLPLVDPVFFVNVIESDDLVQDCRECRPLLQEARMYHVLGREVDSVRTRPRKCMGRAEMIVVIGGCDRNGFSRLSFTEKLNPYTKEWVPGATIPGYSKSEFASCELQNEVYVSGGQLNSSDVWKYMPQVDHWVRVASLAKARWRHKMVALLGKLYAVGGFNGLERLSNVECYSVYDNQWRTVAPLLLAVSSAALVGCSGKLYVIGGAVSNDCNTNKVQCYNIEEDQWTYVASCPFSQRCINATTHNNTIYVVGGLLDQIYSYTPKTDTWSKVVDLPMKLESCGLTVCEGKVYIVGGRDSCASATDQVWAYCPESGKLTDEKPMSRSVSYHGCVTVTQWPPQKTH